The following DNA comes from Rosa rugosa chromosome 5, drRosRugo1.1, whole genome shotgun sequence.
ttaagaatatccttaagtacttgagaaggactaaagatttattcctcgtttatggaggtggtgatttgcaatcagagttgcaagtggaagcatacacagactcagattttcaatctgatgtgaatgacagaaaatccacatcagggtttgtcttcaccttgaatggaggtgcagtaaattggagaagttgcaaacaaagcgttactgcagattccactactgaggcagaatacattgcagctgcagaggctgcaaaggaagcagtttggatgaaaaagttcatcaatgAACTTGATGtggttcctaccattgagtcaccgattccactttactgtgacaacaatggggcaattgctcaagccaaggaaccaaggtctcatcaaaaatccaaacacatcgaaagacgtttccatatcataagggagattgttaatcgtggagacgttaacattctcaaagtagcatctgttgataacatatcggatccattcactaagcctttatcacaagcaaagctagaacaacatcttgagaagatgggtgtacgtttcatgggtgattgggtttagtacaagtgggagattgaaggaattgtgtcctaaaacaatcattttgatgtaattattattgtaattattattaatcaaaagggcaagtttattgttcattgcttatatttaatatttgattgaacaaggtctaaggaatatgagttaaagagaaagtaatctaaagagttagatgtgtgagacctttactctttcacactcttatcctaaaaggttcctagtcataggattatcacttggacattgataatccggaaagactagcacatactatgtatgctcaatatggaggatgatatgtctcttgtcatttgtgtggagacactaatacaagtatgtgggtgctcttaacttaaagagtacactgaacgcgatcattagagttcttgtatggagtcttacttacatgtcaaacttgaactctaaattgcaataatacaaattagtcatttgacctgagacaccatagttgtcttatgagtgaatggattatctcttgatgatgcaataatattgtgtcccttaatggatataatagatgcattcattggtataatcaattcggtcatagagacatgtgagtgtacaataaggaatctctatccttaagtaaataaggtgtatgttcaaagatgtgattcaatgagtctttggccaaagcattgaatgagattaaaaaggagtttctaatcacattctaagaatcacataagaatgaaaatcacattaggggattgacatatcaattccataccccgatgatgtgatttagaacatagtgttagagaaggaccgtattgtattgtaattccaattgaataggttctttgtcattctacattaactagggtagtcatgatatgttgcaagacgtcactcatgacttgtgaagtccccgaggattaataaacatttataatcctaataacaagggagaatcaaaaatggagtttttgattcgtaaacaaaatagaatggtttctataaacttcactgccttgttaattagaacctaagagatcgcacaccatataagtggatccttgagattgtatatgaagaagattaaacaagagttggttatgaccaaataattaattagatttattatttgaacataattaggagtttcgggtaaaaccgaacctattgggcctaaacgattgtcgggttttttggtgtggacttgggcttcactaaatgagatttaaatgaaagcccaagacacatttttagtgcccaatagaatgtatggaccagccaatatattggctttatgaaagtcaatatttttcttttagtaattggatttatttcctattatataaaagtgaaagcatggacataataataagtgtgtctccacactattattttcagattagagagagagaaagagttctcccttggtccattacaaaattaaaggaaagaagaacacttgcataatttcttcttttctttcatctttcttcatctcttgattcacttggtgaagatccttagaggccatatccttttgtggctctacttgttacatcaaggagaatattacaagcacaagaaggagttcttaattcaaggtgcttcaaggtggaggaaacacacacaaggagagatcaaggagaggaactttggtggttcacttggatcggattaaaatcacgctccaagggtgagtagaacataaactacctctttgttcttccttactatgcatgctatgtttatatacatatcacaataagccaagatcatgggttaaaggaatggattttatgtctagttagtagtttaattgttaaactaattccgcactaattaaaaagttttgaaatccatccattccttcacttTGAATGATTAACTAAATGGTGATCTATTTTAGCAAAAGGTGAGTCACCGGTAAGGAAAATATAACAATCATTCGGAGTTAGCTTGAGGTGACAATTTGtgaaagggtgcggctattgccaccttattaactactttgttcaccctacattcTCTTCTCACTCTACAAATATTTTCTCACTCTACTTTGTTCACCTATTTGCAGTATTCAAGATACCCTTTTCCAATAAATGATTTAACTCGAaatctttttctatttggctttGTCAGTGTCTCTCTTAGTTGTTTTTGGCTTCCTCCTCGTCTTTCTCATTCAATCTTATCAAGTCTTAGTCAATCAATCTCACCGAGTTTAACGATGAATGGAAAGATTAAGAATGAAGTTTAAGTACATATTCTATATGataataagaaaaattaattgtaatttttaatttaatatTGTCCTTTATTGTGATTTCATATTAGGATATTTTAgtaatttaataaattaaaAACTTGTATGGTATACAAAGTAGTTAGTAGGGTGGTAATAACCGCACTCTTTGTGAAACTATACGATAATCCTATTTCAAAcatgatcaagtataaaattaccAGACCGTTTCCCTGTCTGGCGGTGGCCAAGGATGGCGCCAGCATCGCTGCGTTTGTCTCTGTGCTAGCTGCCGGACGAGCACTTCAATGCTCTGGGCTAAGGTCAGGAGAGAGGATGTTTGGCTTGTGGTGTGGCTGGCGGTTTTGATGACGGGTTTGGGCGACTTTTCTGGGCGTCGCGTGGTGGTCTTGTGCAGGGACGGGACGTTCCAAATCTAGTGGATCGTGGAGCGTCTGGGTGACGATGCGGCTCGTGGGGAGGAGTTCGGGGCAGTGCTGGCGTGGTGGAGCGCGACGGTGCGGCTCTTGGCAGGACTCTTGGGCGGCGCAGCTCTTGGCGAGACTTTGTGGCGGAGCGGCTTGTGGAGGAACTCGTGGGAGGCGCGGCTCGTGGAGGGATTCGTGGGCGGCGCTGCACAGGAGGCTGCATGCGTGGTGGAATGGTGGTCTGGGCTTGGGTCAATCCTGGCTTGCTGGGCCTTGAGTTGGGCCTCTTCTCTTTGGGCTGCCCTCTAGGGCGTAATTTGGGCTGGGGTTTTTGCCCTAGTCCatacctatgtttttagttttgtctatTTACAATAAATTTCTTGTATTTAGGAAGCTAAGCACCGTtgtgcactctatgtatctctagcgcctctagagtagtaccaaaggagggtattcgctacctctacgtatttgaatgtataatgagtagcactatatgtatgtaccacatgtgggtactaccactaactTATTGTCTGTCTATgaccttaaatgacagcggaagggtatgtaacggcctattctggcttgtgataaATATACTATTTCcttaactaaaaaaaataggGACCGTGACCACtcacccaatttcagcttaaaaattgcccacttactccactaagaattttttactcccatttacccaatttaacattTATTGACAGTTTttccctcattttaattaataaattacacttctctctctctctctcatctgcCTCCTCACCCAGACCACCGTCGTCGATCTGGCAACAGCCTCCTTGGCGGCTTCTCGGCCATCATCGTCGGCTACTCCATCGTTGAACCCAGGCAACCATCCATGCCCCCATCAGAAGCAGCACCGCACCACCATGCCAACGCCAAGTCCAACCAAAAATCTGGAGATCAACgtcgacctcaaacacgaaagCTCGACATTGACCTAATTCCAAATCCGATTAGACAGCCTGAGACGCCGACACCACCTTGAAGGGGAGCCAATCCAAGGTCCACCAAGCAGATCCTCGATCCCAGGTCGACCGATCAGAACGCCGATCACCCCCTTACTCCGGGATCGAAGCAAACCTGTGCTTCAAAACCACAACTTTTCTCACTGATCTCCACGCCTAGGAAGAAACCGAGGAGAGAAACCGACATCCTAGCTGAGACAACGCTGGAAAAAGGTTCCCCGCTGTCTGCTTGAACACGGTCAGGCACTATGCCGCCGTCTGCTCGAACCCTAGGACTTGGGTCATTTTGGTATATTGTCTTAGTTTCGAATAACCCAAGGCCTGCAATCCATTGGTGATGAAGATCGAAAAGATCGAATCAGATATTGTTGAAGATCATATCCAATTTTCCTTTTTACTCTTTGCTACCCACAACATTTTTTGGgtggtcaaattttattttatgtggTAAACTGTGAACTCTGAGAATGGGAGGGAATTTTGCCAGTAgtgattgttttttttattatgatttggttgggcaataataagattactggggacaataaaatgtttattagggcaataataagattattggggggcattaataagattatttatttggataaacctcctaaaactttcaaaattaaaaacatcttcatttttcactaattattgatccccaataaacttgttattggggggcaataatatgattactgggtattattagggggcaataaaatcgaACGCCGGAATTTGGTCATCAGTCCGGTAGCCAGATTCGAGATTCCAGTGACCGATTGCAGGATtccggcaaggtctccaatgacttctctctctaagtgacaaagaaggagagggcaaaattgtctcaaaaataaataaaaaggaataaagaaatacttaattgggtattagggaaaaatatatattaaatattaggtaagtgggcaatctcttagagtgtttgggtaagtgggcaatctcttagagtgtttgagtAAGTaaggttaattaaccccaaaattgggtaaatgatcattttcccaaaaaaataaaaaaaaaaaagtataaaattACCGCAAGTGAATCTTTGGTTCATCATAAAAGAGGATGAACAAAACAGGAAATGACATCCTCCAATACAAATTATCCATTCATTGTTTAACAATAGTCTCTAACACAAATTTACCACCAGTAAATGTGCGAACTGTTTGACCAACGATTCAAAtttgaattgttttttttttttctttttctggcgCCTAGCATAAGATTTTCCCTCTGCCACGTGGGTCACCAAGCCAGGCTTGTACCCCACGCCCAGCTGGAGACGACTAAAACCCAGCCAAAAATCCCTTGCTCtccaagaaacaaacaaatttctcaCTCTCAAATTATATTTATGTAATTTCACAAATTAAATTTTAGCATGCAAATATTCACAAAATTATTTTTCTCTCATCcatttttttctcattttacaCCGATCCAAACACCTAAAACCCTCACACCCAAAAAAACCCCTCCATTTTCCTCATCTGGAAAAAGCATAACAAAGCTCCAGTTTCCCAAAACACACATTATtctcattttaaaaaaaaaaaaaaattgtaataaaaaaaaaaaaaaatttctcatttcCTTGAATTTAAATCTCTTGGTTGGTTGAGCTGACTAGCAAACCCTGATGATGTCAGAGACCCATTTCAACCAGGGTGACCAAGTCGAGGTCACAACCTCCGTCCACGGCGGCTCCACCGGCCCCTACTACCCAGCCACCGTGCTCCGTCCAGTCATCAAAGACAAGGCCCGCATCTTAGTCCAGTACCAAACCCTAACGGCCCACGGCGGAGGCCCAAAGCCGTTGAGGGAGATTGTGGAGGTCGGCAATGTGCGGCCCATGCCTCCCCGGGAGCTCCACCGGCCGTTCAAGGTCGGCGATGACGTGGACGCGTTCAGGGAAAAAGGGTGGTATCGTGGGACGGTGAGGGAGATTTTGGAGAATTCAAAGTACTTGGTGGTGTTGGATGGTAAAGCTGACCTGGAATTTGAGCGTGACCATTTTGATTTGAGGGTTCATAGAGAGTGGGATGATGGGTCTTGGGTCCCTCCTCTTCCACAAGAGGTATAATATTTAAGggtctctgttttttttttttttgaatcattCTAGTTCTGGGTTTTTGATGTGCTTGTGGAATTGTGGAAGTTGGGTCTGGAATTGATTCAGGGCAATGTTGTAGAAATTTAGAGGGAAATATCACAGATATAATGTGTAGTAGTGAGAGTAGTAGTCCTTCATGTTTGGAAGTAGAAAAGGGGATTGGGTTTGAATCAATTGCCTTATATATGTGTTAGATTCTTGGTGCAAGTGGTGGGAATCCAATTAGAATAGAGTCTATTTTTATCAGGTAATTGACCATGTGCCTACAAATCTGTCTTGGGTCAACAAGGACAAGGGTTTTAAATGAAAAGTTAATAATGGTTTAGTTTATTGTGTTTGCTTCCTGATGTAGATGTTTTGGTGATACAGTGCTTCCAAATGCTTGAAATGTATTTATTTGACTATTTTCTTGTGTGCATTATGTGGGCTCACTTCATGAAAGCTTGAATTGCAGCAAAAATCATCTGGGGTGGTGAAATGCAGAAAGATAACGATTAAAATAAAGGATAAGAAGGAAACTATGGGAGCAAATTACTTTGGAAGGGGGACTCTGGAGGATGATGATCAGGAATTCGAGTATGAGAAGTTTAATTTGAGGCTTCACAGAGAGTGGGATGACCGGTCTTCAGTCCCTCCTCTTCCGGAAggggtactttttttttttttttttacttctccAATTGTTTTGGTTAATGGATAgtttttttctcaatatttgCCACTGGTGCTTTATGTATGGTTGTGATTCTTGTTCTGCATCTTTAATTTCCTTGTGAAATTATTGAAGTTTGCTTTGCAATTGTACTGTATCGGTCTAGCTTGTGTTTCAGGGCAATGCCAGTATTGTTTGTTGAAGTTCATTTTATCTATGGTTGTGGTGTTTTCAGGTAGCAGGAAATTTCATGCAAATACCGGGCACTATTAGTAATAGTTAGATTGTACCTTCATGTTTGGAAGTACAAGATGGAATGGCTTTCAAATTGAATTTAAGTACAATAGACAATTTGTTCTCTATGTTCCAATTAGAATAATGTTTTTCAAGCAATTGACCATCTGCCTTAGGTCATGAAGGAAAATGATTTAAATCAAAAGTCAATGTTAAATTGTACATGGTGTCAATAATAATGGTTTGCTTTATGATAGTTTCCTTTTGATATTGATGTTCTGGCAATCAGGGCTCGATAATACTTGCTGTTATGTATTTTCTTGTTATACATTCTGGGTAATCGACGTATGCTTACTTTAAGAAAGCTTGAATTGCAGCAAAAGTCATCTGGGGTGGTGAAATGCAGAAAGATAAGATTCAAATTAAAGGCCAAGAAGGAAACTGTGAGGAGAAACTTTGAAAACGGGACTCTGGTGGAGGTCAGCAGTGATGAGGAGGGTTACAAAGATGCTTGGTACACTGCTACAATAGTTGACTACATTGGAAAAGACAAGTTTCTGGTGGAATACGTGTCCCTGGTAACTGATGATAGAACCCAGCTCTTGAGAGAAGAAGCATCTTCAAGTCACATTAGGCCTTGTCCTCCTCCACTTCCACCACTTGTCCAATTCAAAGTTCTTCAGAAAGTCGATGCTTGGTACAATGAGGGATGGTGGGAAGGATCCATTTCCAAAGTTCTGACCGGCTCAAAGTATGTGGTGTATTTCAGCTCCACCAAGGAGGAATTAGAGTTCAAGCATTCCAATTTGAGGCTTCATCAGGACTGGTGTAACGGGCATTGGGTAATGGATCCATGCCAGGACTTCTATGGGTTGTAATGGTACGTTTCATTGCAATGCTTCTGATTTTTGGCTTTATTGTGTTTGCCCGTTAAGAATACATTGCATGTGTGTGATGTAAGATCTGAGATAGCATCACTTATAAGAGCCTTTCTCATTGATACAGGTTTCCTGATATCCAAGTTATTGCAAGGATTTCTGCTGGGCAAAAGGAGAGAACAAAACAATCTGAGGAGTCTCGTAGGCTGTTGTGTATATACGTAGCTTTGTTCGATATGCTTGTGTTTAACGTAGAGAAATGGCCAGGAACAACTAACAACTGCTCCAAATGTTATTTATCATGGAGATTTGCCTTGTGATTAATGTCATAGCTGCTTTATCGAATTTAAGTTTCTTCTTCATGAGTACGAaatttcttctgttttgttgAGATTTGCATTTTACATGTCTTGAATCATAAAATGCAGGATGTTTTGTTGACAGTCTCTATCTGAGCAAGTTATTCTGCAATCTGGAATCTTTAGTGCTTCTAAACAAAAGATGAGTAATCCTGATTATAGGTCCTTGTAGTTAATCTTGTCCTTAAGAATTGTAAATAAGATTTACTTCCACTTCACAAATGAGTGCCTCAGGTGAATAAACATTTGCAAAATGAACTCAAATTTGGTTCACGTGTTCGATGGCATTTACTTCTGCCAAGCTAGTCATTTCGATTCATTTGACATCACATCTCGTTAGTTAAAGCAAATACACACGAGTGAAGTTGAGGGAAGTAATATATAATGATGAGATCGGGCTAGACACAAAATACACGAATAAAGATAGCTTCAACGGTAAGACACAAGAACCACCAACATAGACAATTTAACACCCAACAGACGGAAATGACTTCAATAATGATAAAAGAAACACACGAGTACTAAATAGcttaataaataaaatgaaaacatatatatagatatgtgtGAATGAGAAATACCGCTAAACTAATCGTATCGTTATAAACAGTTGGAGcaaaaaagttttatttgtttatgaaaAGTAACAGTAGAACAGTTGGCCCAACTGGTCAGTATCTTAAGAGCCCAGAAGCCCATCATTTCTGAAACTCAATCGCTGCCGTGATAAGATCCTTGAAATTTTGCTTCCAATCCTTTGTAAATCCCCAAAATCCCTGTTCCCACTTCCAACCCATAAACCCAACGATCCCCATCTTCTGTATACTTATATAAATATTCCCCGAATAGAATCAAGGGAAGATGCTCTTTTTCTCAATCTTTTTGGGTCAAAACGAACAAAAATGGCGCAACTTGAACTGAGAACCCACCTGATCCCAAACGCAGTTTGATCAGGTACCCACCTCGGAATTCTCATCTGGGTAAGCAAATTCATCATCTTTTTCCTAATTTATGAAACTGGGTATATTGGATCTTGTATATATATTCGTTGAAATCTGACTATGAATTCGCAAAGACATGGCTTTTTCCCGGACGAAGTCGTCCTTCAAATTCTTTCAAGGCTGCCGGTTAAGTCACTTTTCAGGAGCAAAACTGTGTGTAAACTTTGGTATAGATTGGTTTCTGATAGGTATTTCATTCAGCTGTACAATGAATTGGCTGTGAAGAACTCTATGTTATTGGTTGAGGTCTCCGAGTCGTCTGGGTTGAAATCGAGTTTGATTTGTGTTGATGATCAGAAGGGTGTTTGTGAATTTGACTTGGATTTCTTGACGGACAGGGTTAAGGTCAGGGCATCGTGTAATGGTTTGTTGTGTTGCTCTAGTATACCTGATAAGGGTGTTTACTATGTGTGTAACCCTATGACTCGGGAGTTTAAGCTGCTTCCGAAGAGTAGGGAGAGGAATGTGACTCGGTTTTACCCTGATGGTGAGGCCACTCTAGTCGG
Coding sequences within:
- the LOC133710034 gene encoding protein AGENET DOMAIN (AGD)-CONTAINING P1 isoform X2, yielding MMSETHFNQGDQVEVTTSVHGGSTGPYYPATVLRPVIKDKARILVQYQTLTAHGGGPKPLREIVEVGNVRPMPPRELHRPFKVGDDVDAFREKGWYRGTVREILENSKYLVVLDGKADLEFERDHFDLRVHREWDDGSWVPPLPQEQKSSGVVKCRKITIKIKDKKETMGANYFGRGTLEDDDQEFEYEKFNLRLHREWDDRSSVPPLPEGQKSSGVVKCRKIRFKLKAKKETVRRNFENGTLVEVSSDEEGYKDAWYTATIVDYIGKDKFLVEYVSLVTDDRTQLLREEASSSHIRPCPPPLPPLVQFKVLQKVDAWYNEGWWEGSISKVLTGSKYVVYFSSTKEELEFKHSNLRLHQDWCNGHWVMDPCQDFYGL
- the LOC133710034 gene encoding protein AGENET DOMAIN (AGD)-CONTAINING P1 isoform X1, yielding MMSETHFNQGDQVEVTTSVHGGSTGPYYPATVLRPVIKDKARILVQYQTLTAHGGGPKPLREIVEVGNVRPMPPRELHRPFKVGDDVDAFREKGWYRGTVREILENSKYLVVLDGKADLEFERDHFDLRVHREWDDGSWVPPLPQELELQQKSSGVVKCRKITIKIKDKKETMGANYFGRGTLEDDDQEFEYEKFNLRLHREWDDRSSVPPLPEGQKSSGVVKCRKIRFKLKAKKETVRRNFENGTLVEVSSDEEGYKDAWYTATIVDYIGKDKFLVEYVSLVTDDRTQLLREEASSSHIRPCPPPLPPLVQFKVLQKVDAWYNEGWWEGSISKVLTGSKYVVYFSSTKEELEFKHSNLRLHQDWCNGHWVMDPCQDFYGL